A single window of Mycolicibacterium madagascariense DNA harbors:
- a CDS encoding ABC transporter permease — translation MKTFIATRLAATVAILIALTGVMFLLQHISPMDPVKAQLGAQASAEAVAARRQALGLNDPVLVQFWRYLTGAATGDLGTSFRTRHGVASDLATFFPATLELAIYGLVIALLLAVLLAFSTTLKWRGAGALRAILFTGSSAPMFLLGILGLIVFYKQLGWVPANGRISIPNPPTGPTGLLTVDGLLHGRFDVVGDALHHLILPALVIAIGPAVAIGRVLRSSLIGDIDSDYARTARAKGLPEGKILARHVLRNSIGSALSMTGLQVGLMFSGVLVVEQVFGWPGIGQYISQSIPVADFPAIAGVTLMLGALYVFINTAVDLLQAAADPRIATTGG, via the coding sequence ATGAAGACCTTCATAGCGACGAGACTGGCCGCGACGGTGGCGATCCTGATCGCCCTGACCGGGGTGATGTTCTTGCTGCAGCACATCTCGCCCATGGACCCGGTCAAGGCTCAACTGGGGGCTCAGGCCTCGGCCGAGGCGGTGGCCGCCCGCCGACAGGCGCTCGGCCTGAACGACCCCGTGCTGGTGCAGTTTTGGCGTTATCTGACCGGGGCTGCGACCGGTGATCTCGGGACGTCGTTCCGGACCCGGCACGGCGTCGCGTCGGATCTGGCCACGTTCTTTCCCGCCACCCTCGAGCTGGCGATCTACGGGCTGGTGATCGCGCTGCTGCTGGCCGTGCTGCTGGCGTTCAGCACCACCCTCAAGTGGCGCGGGGCAGGCGCATTGCGCGCGATCCTGTTCACCGGATCCTCGGCGCCCATGTTCCTGCTGGGCATCCTCGGGCTGATCGTGTTCTACAAGCAGCTCGGCTGGGTCCCCGCCAACGGGCGCATCAGCATTCCCAATCCACCGACGGGGCCGACGGGGCTATTGACCGTCGACGGGCTGCTGCACGGTCGCTTCGACGTCGTCGGCGACGCCCTGCACCATCTCATCCTGCCCGCGCTGGTCATCGCGATCGGCCCGGCCGTGGCGATCGGACGCGTGCTGCGCAGCAGCCTCATCGGTGACATCGACAGCGACTACGCGCGGACCGCGCGCGCCAAGGGGCTGCCCGAGGGCAAGATCCTCGCCCGCCACGTGCTGCGCAACTCGATCGGCTCGGCGCTGTCCATGACGGGTCTGCAAGTGGGACTAATGTTCTCGGGGGTGTTGGTCGTCGAGCAGGTGTTCGGCTGGCCCGGCATCGGCCAGTACATCTCGCAGAGCATTCCCGTCGCGGACTTTCCCGCCATCGCCGGCGTCACGCTGATGCTCGGCGCCCTCTACGTCTTCATCAACACGGCCGTGGACCTACTCCAGGCCGCCGCAGATCCACGCATCGCAACAACAGGAGGTTAA
- a CDS encoding cysteine hydrolase family protein codes for MPKQPLIVGNPVFVVVDMQEGGGLPAEEMGIPVMPGNAERVAVAERLLAAARAADVPVVFFQEVHRPSGVDFGRELDGVEGVHCVEGERGTDLEPTLRPILDGSRQEFHLVKRRYSGFIGTEFDIVLRGLKADTLILVGGLTDVCVHYTFADAHQRDYYVRVVTDCVGGSSQYRHDAALDAMEYLQTGALRTSDEILAAFEALTTPVLEGAAR; via the coding sequence GTGCCGAAACAACCGCTCATCGTGGGCAACCCGGTGTTCGTCGTCGTCGACATGCAGGAGGGCGGCGGCCTACCCGCGGAGGAGATGGGCATTCCCGTCATGCCGGGCAACGCCGAGCGCGTCGCGGTCGCCGAGCGGCTGCTCGCCGCGGCGCGCGCCGCCGACGTCCCGGTGGTGTTCTTCCAGGAGGTGCACCGGCCCAGCGGCGTCGACTTCGGCCGTGAACTCGACGGTGTCGAGGGCGTCCATTGCGTGGAGGGCGAGCGGGGCACCGATCTGGAGCCGACGCTGCGACCGATACTCGACGGGTCGCGGCAGGAATTCCACCTCGTCAAGCGGCGCTACTCCGGGTTCATCGGCACCGAATTCGACATCGTGCTGCGCGGTCTCAAGGCCGACACGCTCATCCTCGTCGGCGGTCTGACCGACGTCTGCGTGCACTACACCTTCGCCGACGCCCATCAGCGCGACTACTACGTCCGGGTCGTCACCGACTGCGTCGGCGGGTCCTCGCAGTACCGGCACGACGCCGCCCTCGACGCCATGGAGTACCTCCAGACCGGCGCCCTGCGCACCAGCGACGAGATCCTCGCCGCGTTCGAAGCACTGACCACCCCCGTCCTCGAAGGAGCCGCACGATGA
- a CDS encoding ABC transporter substrate-binding protein has translation MTLRLRAVAVAAAAMLALSGCGGSNSGGSSTPNAAPTDKVLHLSFLQDIGQPPDPDVFYAGQGLLLTTNIYEGLLQYKAGTDKPVLEPLLATSWTASPDNRVFTFQLRQGVKFHDGTPFTSAAIKASFDRRLAVNQGPAYMVQDVASVVPQGDYAVTVTLKAPNSAFLDYMACPYGPRILSPEGLKKNAGTDNAQNYLTTHDLGTGPYTLTDAQVGSHYGMASFPDYWGPKPYFEKIDMPVITDVSAQQLQFNNGQIAAILHDLPSSAVQSYLDNKSFSNYSLPTMMSNYLYVNPKKGMFTDPKNRTAVLQAIDVDQLVKQTYFGRGQAAPQIYPPNMIDAQFAKQALPHDPSVLTALAGSLPADQKSLTIGYDSSNPDNQLVSNLIQTQLAAAGLTVKVQSYPTSQIFGWIGTPANDAPDILLNLGWPDAPSPYTWGHISWDPDGGLNYLGCSAPPVTAALAQGLPTGDSQAFSQAGEEAIKTGCWLNVADVNDFMVAQPWLKGIEQAHVVTNPNSLRLAALSVG, from the coding sequence ATGACCCTCCGATTGCGCGCGGTGGCCGTGGCCGCTGCGGCCATGCTGGCGCTCAGTGGTTGCGGCGGTTCGAATTCCGGTGGCAGCAGCACGCCCAACGCCGCGCCGACCGACAAGGTGCTGCACCTGTCCTTCCTGCAGGACATCGGACAACCGCCGGACCCCGACGTCTTCTACGCCGGCCAGGGTCTGCTGCTGACCACCAACATCTACGAGGGCCTGCTGCAGTACAAGGCGGGCACCGACAAGCCCGTCCTCGAGCCGCTGCTGGCCACCTCGTGGACGGCGTCGCCGGACAACAGGGTGTTCACGTTCCAGCTCCGTCAGGGCGTCAAGTTCCACGACGGCACCCCGTTCACCTCGGCGGCCATCAAGGCATCCTTCGATCGCCGGCTCGCGGTCAACCAGGGCCCCGCCTACATGGTGCAGGACGTGGCATCCGTCGTCCCCCAGGGTGATTACGCCGTCACCGTCACGCTGAAGGCACCCAACTCGGCGTTCCTGGACTACATGGCCTGCCCCTACGGACCGCGCATCCTCAGCCCCGAGGGCTTGAAGAAGAACGCCGGCACCGACAACGCCCAGAACTACCTGACCACCCACGACCTGGGCACCGGGCCCTACACGCTGACCGACGCGCAGGTCGGATCGCACTACGGCATGGCGTCGTTCCCGGACTACTGGGGCCCCAAGCCGTACTTCGAGAAGATCGACATGCCGGTCATCACCGACGTGTCGGCGCAGCAGCTGCAGTTCAACAACGGTCAGATCGCGGCGATCCTGCACGACCTGCCGTCCTCGGCCGTTCAGTCGTATCTGGACAACAAGTCGTTCTCGAACTACTCGCTGCCGACGATGATGTCCAACTACCTGTACGTCAATCCGAAGAAGGGAATGTTCACCGATCCCAAGAACCGGACGGCCGTCCTGCAGGCCATCGACGTCGACCAGCTGGTCAAGCAGACGTACTTCGGTCGCGGCCAGGCCGCGCCGCAGATCTACCCGCCCAACATGATCGACGCGCAATTCGCGAAACAGGCTCTGCCGCATGATCCCTCGGTGCTGACCGCGCTGGCGGGTAGCCTGCCCGCGGATCAGAAGTCGCTCACCATCGGCTACGACTCGAGCAATCCGGACAACCAGCTGGTGAGCAATCTGATCCAAACCCAGTTGGCCGCAGCCGGTTTGACCGTCAAGGTGCAGAGCTACCCGACGTCGCAGATCTTCGGGTGGATCGGCACCCCGGCGAACGACGCGCCGGACATCCTGCTGAACCTGGGCTGGCCCGACGCCCCGTCGCCCTACACGTGGGGCCACATCTCGTGGGATCCCGACGGCGGTCTGAACTACCTCGGCTGCTCGGCGCCGCCGGTGACTGCCGCGCTGGCACAGGGTCTCCCCACCGGTGACTCGCAGGCGTTCTCCCAGGCCGGTGAGGAGGCCATCAAGACCGGCTGCTGGCTGAACGTCGCCGACGTCAACGACTTCATGGTCGCCCAGCCGTGGCTCAAGGGCATCGAGCAGGCCCACGTCGTGACCAACCCGAATTCACTTCGGCTGGCCGCTCTCTCGGTGGGCTGA
- a CDS encoding N-acyl homoserine lactonase family protein, with translation MTALVRKSGVRRIVLLTLGWEDLPKSVSVHGSSPELRMREPVPGVLLQTDGGWVLLDTGFNTALIRDPHLRRRYFPSVEYQPLLPGPGEPIEESLFEIGVDVDDIHVVALSHLHVDHAGGLKLFAGKVPVHAQRRELEYGLSNHPEPERHSIYRVDFDDPNIDWQLADGEAEIAPGITAVPTYGHTPGHQSFVVELDESVGGDGFVFAFDAADLTENIEHELAIGGYIGVEPEETVEPIRRLKQLAKDKGYPLIPGHDPHVWPELAGHFHERFGPLTPT, from the coding sequence ATGACGGCACTCGTGCGAAAGAGCGGGGTGCGCAGGATCGTCCTCCTCACGCTGGGGTGGGAGGATCTGCCGAAATCGGTGTCGGTGCACGGCAGTTCGCCCGAGCTGCGGATGCGTGAGCCGGTGCCCGGCGTGCTGCTGCAGACCGACGGCGGATGGGTGCTGCTCGATACCGGCTTCAACACGGCACTGATCCGCGACCCGCATCTGCGGCGCCGGTACTTCCCCTCGGTGGAGTACCAGCCGCTGCTGCCGGGTCCCGGCGAGCCGATCGAGGAGTCGCTGTTCGAGATCGGCGTCGACGTCGACGACATCCACGTGGTGGCGCTGTCGCACCTGCACGTCGACCACGCCGGCGGGCTCAAGTTGTTCGCGGGCAAGGTGCCGGTGCACGCGCAGCGGCGGGAGCTCGAATACGGGCTGTCGAATCATCCCGAGCCGGAACGACATTCGATCTACCGGGTGGACTTCGACGACCCCAACATCGACTGGCAGCTCGCCGACGGCGAAGCCGAGATCGCGCCGGGCATCACCGCGGTGCCGACGTACGGGCACACGCCCGGGCATCAGAGCTTCGTCGTCGAGCTCGACGAGTCGGTCGGTGGTGACGGCTTCGTCTTCGCCTTCGACGCCGCCGATCTCACCGAGAACATCGAGCACGAGCTGGCCATCGGCGGGTACATCGGCGTCGAACCGGAGGAGACCGTCGAGCCCATCCGCAGGCTCAAACAGCTCGCCAAGGACAAGGGCTATCCGCTGATACCCGGCCACGATCCGCACGTGTGGCCCGAACTGGCAGGCCACTTCCACGAACGCTTCGGGCCGCTGACTCCGACATGA
- a CDS encoding isopenicillin N synthase family dioxygenase, with translation MSAFTSVPIVDISGLRSTDDHEWSRVATELGTAAREVGFFYVSGTGVDEARFARLLAATREFFALPVEEKMRSYIGLSRCHRGYVPVGEEGVENGVPDLKEAFDTALDLPADDPDYLAGNPMLGPNTWPELPGFAEAVTDYYQAVLEVGHLLLRAFAVALGEDPDTFTRHAAKTPSQLRLVHYPYDPNAVDALGIGAHTDYECFTLLKPTAPGLEVLNGAGEWIDVPPVPGTFVVNVGDLLELWTNGAFIATSHRVRKVVEERYSFPLFFNVDYDTEVKPLPQFASPDGEDRPPLRAGEHLFAQTAQSFAYLRRRIESGELVLPEGSLRLNQFGQQALQGVE, from the coding sequence ATGAGCGCGTTCACGTCGGTGCCCATCGTCGACATCAGCGGCCTGCGATCCACCGACGACCACGAATGGTCAAGGGTGGCAACCGAACTCGGCACCGCCGCCCGCGAGGTCGGCTTCTTCTACGTCAGCGGGACGGGCGTCGACGAGGCGCGGTTCGCGCGTCTGCTGGCGGCCACCAGGGAATTCTTCGCCCTCCCCGTGGAGGAGAAGATGCGCAGCTACATCGGTCTGTCGCGGTGTCACCGCGGCTACGTGCCCGTCGGCGAGGAGGGGGTGGAGAACGGCGTGCCCGACCTGAAGGAGGCGTTCGACACCGCCCTGGACCTGCCCGCCGACGATCCCGACTACCTGGCGGGCAACCCAATGCTCGGGCCCAACACGTGGCCCGAACTACCCGGCTTCGCCGAGGCCGTCACCGACTACTACCAGGCGGTGCTGGAGGTCGGGCACCTGCTGCTGCGCGCCTTCGCCGTCGCGCTCGGCGAGGACCCCGACACGTTCACCCGCCACGCCGCCAAGACACCGAGCCAGCTGCGGCTGGTGCACTATCCCTACGACCCGAACGCGGTGGATGCGCTCGGCATTGGCGCGCACACCGACTACGAGTGCTTCACGCTGCTGAAGCCGACGGCGCCCGGCCTGGAGGTGCTCAACGGTGCGGGGGAGTGGATCGACGTGCCGCCGGTGCCGGGCACCTTCGTCGTCAACGTCGGTGACCTGCTGGAGCTGTGGACGAACGGCGCCTTCATCGCCACGAGCCACCGCGTGCGCAAGGTCGTCGAGGAGCGCTACTCGTTCCCGCTGTTCTTCAACGTCGACTACGACACCGAGGTGAAACCGCTGCCGCAATTCGCGTCACCCGACGGCGAGGACCGCCCACCCCTGCGCGCGGGCGAGCACCTATTCGCCCAGACCGCACAGTCCTTCGCCTACCTGCGGCGCCGCATCGAGAGTGGTGAGCTGGTGCTGCCCGAGGGATCGCTGCGGCTCAACCAGTTCGGCCAGCAGGCGCTGCAGGGCGTGGAGTAG
- a CDS encoding iron-siderophore ABC transporter substrate-binding protein — MGAIAAGVAIVTALVITLVSGCGDDGGSAPANPDAASAVVTSTTAIAGAGVLGNDRRPDDSCAPNPAPVDDGPPTREVRHAAGTTEVPADPQRIVVLSGDQLDALCALGLQSRIVAAALADGSSSQPSYLGSVIHAVPPAGTRSTPDVGAIKAANPDLILGSEALTPEAYGELSGIAPTVFTGPPGPGWQDTLRTVGAATGRNDAATALLAGFQQAAAKTGADDDATHYQVSVVQLTQNTLRVYGTDDFPASVLSAIGADRPIAQRFKDKPYQEISTSQVTKSTDFSAADGDIVYLTFDSPAAKERADAVLESDAWRKLSATKDNRVFIVNDEVWQTGQGLVAARGMLADLRFVNAPIN, encoded by the coding sequence ATGGGTGCGATCGCCGCCGGCGTGGCGATCGTGACGGCACTCGTCATCACGCTGGTCAGCGGGTGCGGTGACGACGGCGGGAGTGCCCCGGCGAACCCCGACGCGGCGTCGGCGGTGGTGACCAGCACCACGGCGATCGCGGGCGCCGGCGTCCTCGGCAACGACCGTCGACCCGACGACTCCTGCGCGCCCAACCCGGCCCCGGTCGACGACGGGCCGCCGACGCGCGAGGTACGCCACGCGGCAGGCACCACCGAGGTGCCCGCCGATCCGCAGCGCATCGTGGTGCTGTCCGGCGACCAGCTCGACGCGCTGTGCGCGCTGGGGCTGCAGTCGCGCATCGTCGCCGCCGCACTGGCCGACGGGTCGTCGAGCCAACCCTCCTACCTCGGTTCGGTCATCCACGCCGTGCCGCCGGCGGGCACCCGCTCCACCCCCGACGTCGGCGCGATCAAGGCCGCCAACCCCGACCTCATCCTCGGTTCCGAGGCGCTCACGCCGGAGGCCTACGGCGAGCTGTCGGGCATCGCGCCGACGGTGTTCACCGGTCCGCCGGGGCCGGGCTGGCAGGACACGCTGCGCACCGTCGGCGCGGCGACGGGCCGCAACGACGCCGCCACCGCGCTGCTCGCCGGTTTCCAGCAGGCCGCCGCCAAGACCGGTGCCGACGACGACGCGACCCACTATCAGGTGTCGGTGGTGCAGCTGACCCAGAACACCCTGCGGGTCTACGGCACCGACGACTTCCCCGCCAGCGTGCTCAGCGCGATCGGCGCCGACCGGCCCATCGCGCAGCGGTTCAAGGACAAGCCCTACCAGGAGATCAGCACGTCGCAGGTGACCAAGTCGACGGACTTCTCGGCGGCCGACGGCGACATCGTCTACCTGACGTTCGACTCCCCCGCGGCCAAGGAACGCGCCGACGCCGTGCTGGAGAGTGACGCGTGGCGAAAGTTGTCTGCCACCAAGGACAATCGCGTCTTCATCGTCAACGACGAGGTGTGGCAGACCGGCCAGGGCCTCGTCGCCGCCCGCGGCATGCTCGCCGATCTACGCTTCGTCAACGCGCCCATCAACTGA
- the ctaD gene encoding aa3-type cytochrome oxidase subunit I — MVAEAPPIGELEARRPFPARLGPKGNLIYKLVTTTDHKLIGIMYCVACFIFFFVGGLMALFMRTELALPGLQFLSNEQYNQLFTMHGTVMLLFYATPIVFGFANLVLPLQIGAPDVAFPRLNAFSFWLFLFGALIAIAGFITPGGAADFGWTAYSPLTDAIHSPGAGGDLWIMGLAVGGLGTILGGVNMITTVVCMRAPGMTMFRMPIFTWNILVTSILVLLAFPLLTAALFGLAADRHLGAHIYDPANGGVLLWQHLFWFFGHPEVYIIALPFFGIVTEIFPVFSRKPVFGYTTLIYATLSIAALSVAVWAHHMYATGAVLLPFFSFMTFLIAVPTGIKFFNWIGTMWKGQLTFETPMLFSVGFLVTFLLGGLSGVLLASPPLDFHVTDSYFVVAHFHYVLFGTIVFATYAGIYFWFPKMTGRLLDERMGKLHFWLTFIGFHTTFLVQHWLGDEGMPRRYADYLPSDGFTTLNVISTIGAFILGISTIPFVWNVFKSWRYGEPVMVDDPWGYGNSLEWATSCPPPRHNFTELPRIRSERPAFELHYPHMVERMREEAHIGGGPHPSGGDVTENESKVRT; from the coding sequence TTGGTAGCCGAAGCGCCCCCAATCGGAGAACTCGAGGCACGCCGTCCGTTCCCGGCGCGGTTGGGTCCCAAGGGCAATCTCATCTACAAGCTGGTGACCACGACCGATCACAAGCTGATCGGCATCATGTACTGCGTCGCCTGCTTCATCTTCTTCTTCGTCGGCGGACTCATGGCGCTGTTCATGCGCACCGAGCTCGCGTTGCCGGGCCTGCAGTTCCTGAGCAACGAGCAGTACAACCAGCTGTTCACCATGCACGGCACGGTCATGCTGCTGTTCTACGCGACGCCCATCGTGTTCGGCTTCGCCAACCTGGTGCTCCCGCTGCAGATCGGCGCGCCCGACGTGGCGTTCCCGCGACTGAACGCGTTCTCGTTCTGGCTGTTCCTCTTCGGCGCGCTCATCGCGATCGCCGGGTTCATCACCCCCGGCGGTGCGGCGGACTTCGGCTGGACGGCGTACTCGCCGCTGACCGACGCCATCCACTCCCCGGGCGCCGGTGGTGACCTGTGGATCATGGGTCTGGCCGTCGGTGGTCTCGGCACCATCCTCGGTGGCGTCAACATGATCACGACCGTGGTGTGCATGCGCGCCCCCGGCATGACGATGTTCCGGATGCCGATCTTCACCTGGAACATCCTGGTGACGTCGATCCTGGTGCTGCTCGCCTTCCCGCTGCTGACCGCGGCGCTGTTCGGCCTGGCCGCCGACCGCCACCTCGGCGCGCACATCTACGACCCCGCCAACGGCGGCGTGCTGCTCTGGCAGCACCTGTTCTGGTTCTTCGGGCACCCCGAGGTGTACATCATCGCGTTGCCGTTCTTCGGCATCGTGACCGAGATCTTCCCGGTGTTCAGCCGCAAGCCGGTGTTCGGCTACACGACGCTGATCTACGCGACGCTGTCGATCGCCGCCCTGTCGGTCGCGGTGTGGGCGCACCACATGTACGCCACCGGCGCGGTGCTGCTGCCGTTCTTCTCCTTCATGACGTTCCTGATCGCCGTTCCGACGGGCATCAAGTTCTTCAACTGGATCGGCACGATGTGGAAGGGGCAGTTGACCTTCGAGACGCCCATGCTGTTCTCGGTGGGCTTCCTGGTGACGTTCCTGCTCGGTGGCCTGTCCGGCGTCCTGCTGGCCAGCCCGCCGCTGGACTTCCACGTCACCGACTCCTACTTCGTCGTCGCGCACTTCCACTACGTGCTGTTTGGCACCATCGTGTTCGCCACGTACGCCGGCATCTACTTCTGGTTCCCCAAGATGACGGGCCGGCTGCTCGACGAGCGGATGGGCAAGCTGCACTTCTGGCTGACGTTCATCGGCTTCCACACCACATTCCTGGTGCAGCACTGGCTGGGCGACGAGGGCATGCCCCGCCGCTACGCGGACTACCTGCCCAGCGATGGCTTCACCACGCTGAACGTGATCTCGACGATCGGCGCATTCATCCTCGGCATCTCGACGATCCCGTTCGTGTGGAACGTGTTCAAGAGCTGGCGCTACGGCGAGCCGGTGATGGTCGACGACCCGTGGGGCTACGGCAACTCCCTGGAGTGGGCGACGTCCTGCCCGCCGCCGCGGCACAACTTCACCGAGCTGCCCCGAATCCGTTCGGAGCGACCGGCATTTGAGCTGCACTACCCGCACATGGTGGAGCGCATGCGCGAAGAGGCCCACATCGGCGGCGGACCGCACCCCTCGGGTGGCGACGTCACCGAGAACGAGTCCAAGGTCCGTACCTGA
- the serB gene encoding phosphoserine phosphatase SerB, with the protein MDTSRVSVLITVTGVDQPGVTSALFEVLSRHKVDLLNVEQVVIRGRLTLGVLVVGPDDVAGGAALRDEVTEAIRGVGLDVTIERSDDIAVLREPSTHSIVVLGRPITAKAFGVVAREVAALGVNIDFIRGVSDYPVTGLELRVSVPPGGAYGQLQTALARVAVAEGVDIALEDYSLSRRAKRLIVFDVDSTLIQGEVIEMLAERAGALAAVAEVTEAAMRGELDFAESLHRRVATLAGLPAEVLDEVADQIELTPGARTTIRTLRRLGFHCGIVSGGFRQVIEPLAHELMMDFVAANELEIVDGVLTGRVVGNVVDRPGKAKALRDFAQQAGVPMEQTVAVGDGANDIDMLAAAGLGVAFNAKPALREVADASLNHPYLDTVLFILGVTRGEIEAADAVDGTLRRVDIPDA; encoded by the coding sequence GTGGACACGTCGAGGGTGTCGGTGCTCATCACCGTCACCGGAGTCGATCAGCCAGGTGTGACGTCGGCGCTCTTCGAGGTGCTGTCGCGGCACAAGGTCGATCTGCTGAACGTCGAACAGGTCGTCATTCGCGGCCGCCTCACGCTCGGCGTGCTGGTGGTCGGACCCGACGACGTCGCCGGGGGCGCGGCGCTGCGCGACGAGGTGACCGAGGCCATTCGCGGTGTGGGCCTGGACGTCACGATCGAACGCAGTGACGACATCGCGGTGCTCCGCGAACCGTCGACCCATTCGATCGTGGTGCTCGGGCGGCCGATCACCGCGAAGGCGTTCGGCGTGGTCGCCAGGGAGGTCGCGGCGCTGGGGGTCAACATCGACTTCATCCGCGGCGTCTCGGACTATCCCGTCACGGGGTTGGAGCTACGCGTCTCGGTGCCACCCGGCGGGGCCTACGGCCAGCTGCAGACGGCGCTGGCGCGGGTGGCGGTCGCCGAGGGCGTCGACATCGCGCTCGAGGACTACAGCCTGTCGCGACGGGCCAAGCGGCTCATCGTGTTCGACGTCGACTCGACGCTCATCCAGGGTGAGGTCATCGAGATGCTGGCCGAGCGGGCCGGTGCGCTCGCCGCGGTCGCGGAGGTGACGGAGGCCGCGATGCGCGGTGAGCTCGACTTCGCCGAGTCGCTGCACCGTCGGGTCGCCACGCTCGCGGGCCTGCCCGCCGAGGTGCTCGACGAGGTGGCCGACCAGATCGAGCTGACCCCTGGCGCGCGGACCACCATCCGCACGTTGCGCCGCCTCGGGTTCCACTGCGGCATCGTCTCCGGCGGCTTCCGGCAGGTCATCGAACCGCTGGCGCACGAGCTGATGATGGACTTCGTCGCCGCCAACGAGCTGGAGATCGTCGACGGCGTCCTCACCGGCCGCGTGGTCGGCAACGTCGTCGACCGGCCGGGAAAGGCCAAGGCGCTCAGGGACTTTGCGCAACAGGCCGGTGTTCCGATGGAGCAGACCGTCGCGGTGGGCGACGGCGCCAATGACATCGACATGCTCGCCGCCGCCGGTCTGGGTGTCGCGTTCAACGCCAAGCCCGCGCTGCGCGAGGTGGCCGACGCGTCGCTGAACCACCCGTATCTCGACACCGTGCTGTTCATCCTCGGGGTGACGCGCGGCGAGATCGAGGCCGCCGACGCGGTCGACGGGACGCTGCGCCGCGTCGACATCCCCGACGCCTAG